ACAGTTTGGAACTGACCTTACGCGAAGAATTACTGCAGATATTAACTCCCCGATAGCCAATGAGTTAGGCGGCGCTGCATTTCGAGTGAATGTGATGGCACAGGAAGGTGGAGTTGCCGGGCGCGATGCGGCTGAGATTCGGCGGTTCGGATTTGCACCTTCGATCTCAATTGGGATGGATACAAAAACTCGCACCACTCTTAGCTATATGCATCTCTCTGAAGATGACACACCGGATTATGGCTTGCCGTGGCTGTTCAACAAGCTGGCGCCTGCGAATCGTCATAGCTACTTTGGCTTTCCTGATGAGAACTATCTGAAGACCAGCGATGACATCATGACATTGAAGGTCGAGCATGAGTTTTCTCCGAGCTTGAATCTACATACGATTGCGCGCGCTGCTAACTATCCTCGACAGGCGCAAATTACGGAACCACAGATCTGTTCGAATGCAGGGCTGAGCGTACCTGTGGGAGGAGTTGTTACTTCACTCCCCACGCTGGCATACAACAGCGCGATTACCTGCCCTTATACGCCAAATACTCCGGCGAGCGAGATTACGCAACTGAACCGCAACCAGATTCAAGTGAAGAGTGTCGAAGGTGATCTGTGGGACCAGACAGAAGTCGTGGCCCGCTTCAAGACATGGAAGATGAGGCATGATTTCGTTGCAGGCGCTGAGGGTGGACAGGAGATTTCGAATCCTATTCGCTACAGCTACACGATTAACAAGATCAATACTGTTCCAGAGACGACGCTGTTAAATCCGAACGAAGATCAGCCGTTTGGCGGCACGGGATATATCACTTCGATTGTGCATACGAAATCGAAGAGTGTTGGCTTGTACTTCCTCGATACGATCAAGATCAGCAAGTTTTTTGAACTAAGCGGAGGCATAAGGTGGGATCGGTTCGATACGGATTACAACCTTGCTGCTCCTACACCTCCAGCAGGAGGCACGGTGACTGCGGCTGTGGCGCCGATCAGCAGACTGGATGAGCAGCCGAGTTATCGCGCAGCGCTTGTGTACAAGCCATCGACGCATGGCAGTGTTTACTTTGATTATGGAACAAGCTTCAATCCAGATGCAGAGTCGTTAAGCCTCAGTGTTGGACTGGTGAATGGCAATGTCAAGCCTGAAGAGAATGAGTCCTATGAGGGCGGCGCTAAATGGAGCTTTCTCAATGATCGTCTACTGATGGAAGGCGCAGTATTTCGAACTGAGAAAGACAACGCGCACGAGACTGATCCGACAAACTCGAATAACATTGTCGCCGCCGGTAATCAGTTGGTAAAAGGTGCGCAGTTCAGCGTGGTGGGACGATTGCCCGAAGGAATGGACCTAGTGGCTGGCTATGCATACCTGGATAACAAAGTGATCTTTTCCCAATACTTCCCTACTTCGGTAGGCTATCCGCTGGCAAATGTGCCCACGCAGACATTTAATTTGTTTGTGACACATCGCCTCCCATTGGGATTGAATGGTGGCGTGGGCAGCAACTACGTCGGCAGCAGAACAGCAAGTTCAACAGTGCCATATGTACCGACCGGATACGCCGTAAATCCGAATGGCCCTGGGTTTGTGGTTACGAGCGTAGCCATGAAACAGGTGCCAGGCTATTGGATCTTCAATGCAATGATCAAGCACCCACTAACAGAGAAGATCGAATTCCAGGCAAATGTGAATAACCTGTTGAATCGCTACTATATTGACCTGCCGCATCCGAGCCATCTCGTTCCCGGAGCGGGAGCGAATGCAATCATCGGGGTAAACTTTAAGTTCTGAGTACGCCCCAGAAACAAAAATGGTGAGGGTAGGTTGCCTGATTACATAATCAGTAATCCTGCCCTCACCATCAAGTCCGCAAGCGTAAGGAGTTCGTTATATGCTGATCACAATTCCCGACATATTGAACGCTAACGAGGTCGCCCATGCGCGGTCTGTGCTCGATGCCGCCGACTGGGTAGATGGAAAAGTAACAGCCGGCTATCAGGCACAAACAGTCAAGGAGAACCTGCAGTTGCCTGAAGGCCATCCGGCTGCGGTAAAACTCGGGGAAATCGTGTTGGGAGCGTTGGCGCGCTCACCACTATTCATGTCTGCGGCACTGCCGCTGCGAGTGTTTCCACCCATGTTCAATCGCTACACAGGTGGT
This DNA window, taken from Acidicapsa ligni, encodes the following:
- a CDS encoding TonB-dependent siderophore receptor encodes the protein MSQKTQKVQAKKKTAQAVMFGNARGLVAMGTLAAYAVMGANRPAMAAVWKIDPSGNGASATLPLKRFDIAVGPLDAAIEAYEKATGLSVKIVLPNGTLAGFNSHGVTGLYREDEALRLLLNGTGLNYRAEDATTMVVGVQAKDTVSVTSAVPDSISMGKFTEPLLETAQSVSVVPTFVLQDEGVSTLRDTLRNVPGISLAAGEAGAQGDNLTIRGFTARNDIFLDGIRDFGSYYRDSFNYEQVEALEGPAGIQFGRGSTGGVINQESKVPQVDKFVHVDTQFGTDLTRRITADINSPIANELGGAAFRVNVMAQEGGVAGRDAAEIRRFGFAPSISIGMDTKTRTTLSYMHLSEDDTPDYGLPWLFNKLAPANRHSYFGFPDENYLKTSDDIMTLKVEHEFSPSLNLHTIARAANYPRQAQITEPQICSNAGLSVPVGGVVTSLPTLAYNSAITCPYTPNTPASEITQLNRNQIQVKSVEGDLWDQTEVVARFKTWKMRHDFVAGAEGGQEISNPIRYSYTINKINTVPETTLLNPNEDQPFGGTGYITSIVHTKSKSVGLYFLDTIKISKFFELSGGIRWDRFDTDYNLAAPTPPAGGTVTAAVAPISRLDEQPSYRAALVYKPSTHGSVYFDYGTSFNPDAESLSLSVGLVNGNVKPEENESYEGGAKWSFLNDRLLMEGAVFRTEKDNAHETDPTNSNNIVAAGNQLVKGAQFSVVGRLPEGMDLVAGYAYLDNKVIFSQYFPTSVGYPLANVPTQTFNLFVTHRLPLGLNGGVGSNYVGSRTASSTVPYVPTGYAVNPNGPGFVVTSVAMKQVPGYWIFNAMIKHPLTEKIEFQANVNNLLNRYYIDLPHPSHLVPGAGANAIIGVNFKF